The Actinomycetota bacterium genome includes a region encoding these proteins:
- a CDS encoding hydroxyquinol 1,2-dioxygenase has protein sequence MAVETILSVKVEASEPNEHGYRTFRLGEFEFSRNEYFVYVRWPTGSHVMSADTFLKALQRDVAWQFFYGIVNFDGVIGTVNHYGTVDLFAGRYNDAYRKAELDHLENFPTELIGETFKAMLDDWTNEGFDPFASPTETGSAFGPKRGDNRKAITRHRVTAQRMVSVPGDEPIRTDDSGFPINRHFLDVPQDEPKVRPEPGFEDEVAAFNLFAYLSRSDVTWNPSVVAACKESLACPTTEEYILPIIHGNDRVEWFIQLSDEIWWNVEDRDTGTARANVVMKPGDVASMPADIRHQGYAPKRSMLLVWENANPDLPELLSSGKLPPVAVDF, from the coding sequence ATGGCCGTAGAGACCATCCTGAGCGTCAAGGTGGAGGCGAGCGAGCCAAACGAGCACGGCTACCGGACGTTCCGGCTCGGCGAGTTCGAGTTCTCGCGCAATGAGTACTTCGTGTACGTGCGCTGGCCCACCGGCAGCCACGTGATGTCGGCGGACACGTTCCTGAAGGCGCTTCAGCGCGACGTGGCCTGGCAGTTCTTCTACGGCATCGTGAACTTCGACGGGGTCATCGGGACCGTCAACCACTATGGGACGGTGGACCTGTTCGCCGGCCGCTACAACGACGCGTACCGGAAGGCCGAGCTGGACCACCTCGAGAACTTCCCGACCGAGCTCATCGGCGAGACGTTCAAGGCCATGCTCGACGATTGGACGAACGAGGGGTTCGACCCGTTCGCCAGCCCCACCGAGACCGGGAGCGCCTTCGGGCCGAAGCGCGGCGACAACCGCAAGGCCATCACGCGGCATCGGGTCACCGCGCAGCGGATGGTGAGCGTCCCCGGCGACGAGCCGATCCGCACCGACGACAGCGGCTTCCCCATCAACCGGCACTTCCTGGACGTGCCGCAGGACGAGCCAAAGGTGCGCCCCGAGCCCGGCTTCGAGGACGAGGTGGCGGCGTTCAACCTGTTCGCCTACCTGTCGCGCTCGGACGTGACCTGGAACCCGTCCGTGGTGGCGGCCTGCAAGGAAAGCCTTGCCTGCCCCACCACCGAGGAGTACATCCTGCCGATCATCCACGGCAACGACCGGGTGGAGTGGTTCATCCAGCTTTCCGACGAGATCTGGTGGAACGTCGAGGACCGGGACACCGGGACCGCGCGCGCCAACGTGGTCATGAAGCCCGGCGACGTGGCGTCGATGCCCGCCGACATCCGTCACCAGGGATACGCGCCCAAGCGGTCGATGCTGCTGGTGTGGGAGAACGCGAACCCGGACCTGCCCGAGCTGCTCTCGTCCGGAAAGCTCCCGCCGGTCGCGGTGGACTTCTAA
- a CDS encoding hydroxyquinol 1,2-dioxygenase, with amino-acid sequence MTTYATRFGSLDSYEKGTLEIIDDDPKHYTYSNMFEVASTSKPYEKVAVAKNMEYVLEVIRAEGTSEWRTCAHDEFALVMDGEVEIRLVKLDEPRVPPEKEGSVALDGEPVGQKMGSIRARRGHMALLPANSAYRFHCDGVGVVLMQTVEGEDTVFKWAEICITSP; translated from the coding sequence GTGACCACATACGCGACCAGGTTCGGGTCTCTCGACAGCTACGAGAAGGGGACGCTCGAGATCATCGACGACGATCCCAAGCACTATACGTACTCCAACATGTTCGAGGTCGCGTCCACCTCGAAGCCCTACGAGAAGGTCGCCGTGGCCAAGAACATGGAGTACGTCCTCGAGGTGATTCGCGCCGAAGGGACGTCCGAGTGGCGAACCTGTGCGCATGACGAGTTCGCGCTGGTCATGGACGGTGAGGTAGAGATCAGGCTGGTCAAGCTGGACGAGCCACGTGTCCCGCCCGAGAAGGAAGGCTCGGTCGCCCTGGACGGCGAGCCCGTTGGGCAGAAGATGGGGTCCATCCGGGCTCGCCGTGGCCACATGGCGCTCCTGCCGGCCAACTCGGCCTACCGGTTCCACTGCGATGGCGTTGGCGTCGTTTTGATGCAGACCGTCGAGGGCGAGGACACGGTGTTCAAATGGGCCGAGATCTGCATCACGAGCCCATGA
- a CDS encoding helix-turn-helix domain-containing protein: MSSVVRSTEFVQSLERGLSVITTFSRDTPALTLSEIADRTGLTRAAARRFLLTLRDLGYVESDGRLFSLRPRVLELGYSYLASLPVWEIARPRLEELADKVQETTSASVLDGTDIVFVARVETKRIMSMTLGVGSRLPAWATAMGRVLLADLPSEQLDDYFQKTQRAPLNERTVTEEARLREIIDQARTDGWTLVDQEVEEGVRSLAVPLRNPNGRTEAALTVCSHAFRVSVERILEEFLPLVTETSERITADLVRR; encoded by the coding sequence GTGTCAAGCGTGGTACGCAGCACCGAGTTCGTGCAATCGCTGGAGCGAGGGCTCTCGGTCATCACGACGTTCAGCCGGGACACGCCGGCCCTCACGCTGTCGGAGATCGCCGACCGAACCGGACTGACCAGGGCCGCCGCCCGTCGCTTCCTGCTGACGCTGAGAGACCTCGGCTACGTGGAGAGCGATGGCCGGCTGTTCTCGCTTCGTCCCCGTGTCCTGGAGCTCGGCTACTCGTATCTCGCGTCGCTCCCGGTCTGGGAGATCGCTAGGCCCCGGCTAGAGGAGCTGGCCGACAAGGTCCAGGAGACTACCTCGGCGTCGGTCCTGGACGGCACGGACATCGTCTTCGTGGCTCGGGTCGAGACCAAGCGGATCATGAGCATGACCCTCGGGGTGGGGTCGCGGCTCCCCGCGTGGGCGACCGCGATGGGAAGGGTCCTGCTGGCCGATCTCCCCTCCGAGCAGCTCGACGACTACTTCCAGAAGACGCAGCGGGCCCCGCTCAACGAGCGGACCGTCACCGAGGAGGCCAGGCTGCGCGAGATCATCGACCAGGCCCGGACCGACGGATGGACCCTGGTCGACCAGGAGGTCGAGGAGGGCGTCCGCTCCCTGGCCGTGCCGCTGCGAAACCCGAACGGCCGCACCGAGGCCGCCCTCACCGTGTGCTCGCATGCATTCCGGGTCAGCGTCGAGCGCATCCTGGAGGAGTTCCTGCCGCTCGTCACCGAGACCTCCGAGCGGATCACCGCCGACCTCGTTCGCCGCTGA
- a CDS encoding LLM class flavin-dependent oxidoreductase gives MTEFKPTTAPRGRLVRLGVVLDTRNAPNRLREIARMCHVAGIDALWVRDHLAAPDGEPRLEAWTALTLAAADAPRPRVGAMLTAAFRPPATLAAMAGTLDAAIGGRLEIGLSAGWLEREHLEFGFDFPGPEVRARRLQRYAIILRGLLSGDAVAVGGSAEWGEAELGIASPQPGGPTISVEAITTAQMDVAAAVADDVVVPAAAVRDLDATVRQVRVACERAERDPSTLAIALEVPVSIGRTVTEAHARAESEPLFRTLGPPSEVGVFGTLERCQERVIELAHAGVSDLRCVLPNSPDVHDVIAQLTAMVVGSVDVLAPGSPKSKSPDPPATWGGRTSRPPDPA, from the coding sequence GTGACCGAATTCAAGCCAACCACGGCACCTCGCGGACGTCTGGTCCGGCTTGGAGTGGTGCTGGATACGCGCAACGCCCCGAACCGGCTCCGGGAGATCGCTCGCATGTGCCACGTGGCGGGAATCGATGCGCTGTGGGTCCGGGACCACCTCGCGGCCCCGGACGGCGAGCCGCGGCTGGAGGCCTGGACCGCGCTGACGCTCGCCGCGGCCGACGCGCCTCGCCCGAGGGTCGGGGCCATGCTCACCGCCGCGTTCCGGCCTCCAGCGACCCTGGCGGCGATGGCCGGAACGCTCGACGCCGCCATCGGCGGCCGCCTGGAGATCGGCCTGTCGGCGGGCTGGCTGGAGCGCGAGCACCTGGAATTCGGGTTCGACTTCCCCGGCCCGGAGGTCCGGGCCAGGCGGCTCCAGCGCTACGCGATCATCCTTCGGGGCCTGCTGTCGGGTGATGCCGTCGCCGTGGGCGGTTCGGCGGAGTGGGGAGAGGCCGAGCTGGGGATCGCGTCGCCCCAGCCGGGCGGCCCCACCATCTCGGTCGAGGCGATCACCACGGCTCAGATGGACGTCGCCGCGGCCGTGGCCGACGACGTGGTCGTTCCGGCCGCGGCGGTCCGCGACCTCGACGCCACGGTGCGGCAGGTGCGCGTGGCCTGCGAGCGGGCGGAGCGGGACCCGTCCACGCTCGCGATCGCGCTGGAGGTGCCGGTCTCGATCGGCCGGACCGTCACCGAGGCGCACGCCCGGGCCGAGTCCGAGCCGCTGTTTCGGACCCTGGGGCCTCCCTCCGAGGTCGGGGTGTTCGGGACCCTCGAGCGGTGCCAGGAGCGCGTGATCGAGCTCGCCCACGCCGGCGTTTCGGACCTCCGGTGCGTCCTCCCGAACAGCCCGGACGTCCACGACGTCATCGCGCAGCTCACGGCGATGGTGGTTGGGAGTGTGGACGTCCTTGCGCCGGGTTCACCGAAGTCGAAGTCTCCCGATCCACCGGCGACTTGGGGTGGCCGGACCTCACGGCCGCCCGACCCGGCCTGA